The Acidimicrobiia bacterium genomic interval TCGCCGAATCTAGTTTCAACCTCGAGAGAAGCTAGATGAGGCTCCTACCACCACCGACAATATGAACCTGGCCTGTGATGTACGACGCGTCTTCAGAGAGAAGAAACTCCACCAGGGCAGCCACCTCGTCGCCGCGGCCGGGACGACCAAGGGGGATACGCGCCACCAGTTTGGCCAGCACCTCGGTTGGCATGGCTGCCGTCATGGGTGTGTCGATCAGACCCGGCGCGATGGCGTTGACACGGACCTTCGGCGCAAGCCGAATCGCCAGGGCGCGCGTGAGGCCAACCAGACCGCCCTTCGACGTCGCGTAGTTGTACTGCCCGAAGTTCCCTAGGTATGAGCGCGAGCTGATGTTGATTACGGATGCTCCGTCACCCATCATCGGGATGAGCGAGGATGTGAGCCGATAGGCGGCACCGAGATTCACGTCGAGAACCTCGGAGAACTGGTCGGCTGTCATCTTCACGAGACGAGAATCCCGAGTGATTCCGGCATTGTTGACCAGTCCCCTGATGGAGAACCCTGAAGCGGCCTCGACGACGCACGCCACACCCTCATTTGTGACCAAGTCCGCTTCCACAGCTATGGCTTGTGTACCGAGCTCAGCCGCCACCTCGGCGACTGATGGATCGCGATCAACGATGAGAAGGGTTCCCCGGCGCGCCAGGCGTTCCGCGATGGCCCGACCGATGCCCGACGCCGCCCCGGTGACAACGACAAGCGACTTCATGGCAGGGTCTTTCCTAGATGGCGGCTGCCGAGTCGTACAACCTCACCTGCAGGCCCGCCAGGTTCCAATGCAAGCAGTCGCGCCACCCATGCGGCCGTGGTCGCAGCTGGCGTGTCGTCTTCGATGGCGAGGACGTTCACAGGGACTCCGGCTTTCTGCATTTCAACGGCGGCCGACCGGGCGCCTGAAAGGAGACCGGTAGCCACCATCGCCGCTCCTGCGTCTCCGCCGGCGCCCAGCAAGTCCGCGTGCCAGACCACATAGACGATCGGAGCCGCGGCCATGACCGCCAAACGAGATAACTCGAACGCGGTCAACAGCTCGGCAGATACGTCGTGCCACTCGCTCCCGACGGTCCGGTCGGCCACGAACACCAGCCCCGACTCCGGGCCATCCTCAGCGATCGAGCTCCGCAGCGCCTCGGACAACTCCTCGTCGAGCACTCGGATACGAAGTTGGGCATGAGCGGTCAAGTAGTCCCCTCCAAGATCAGAGCGATTCCCTGCCCGACCCCGATGCACATCGTGGCCAGGCCGAAACGGATTGAATCGCGGTTCATCCCATGAACCAACGTTGTGAGGATCTTGGCCCCGGTTCCGCCCAATGGATGTCCGAGGGCTATGGCGCCTCCAGATACGTTGACAATTTCGTTATCTGCACCCAGCAAATCGATGCAGGCGAGTGTCTGAGCGGCGAATGCCTCGTTCATCTCGATCATGCCCACATCGTCGAGCGACATGCCGGCCCGATCCAGCGCTTTCTGAGTGGCTGGTACTGGTCCTATGCCCATCACATCGGGATGAACTCCGGCGGCGGCCGAGCCGACAATCCGGGCGAGCGGATTCAGCTGATGTCGAGCGATGCCCTCCTCAGTGGCCAGCAGCAAAGCAGCAGATCCGTCATTC includes:
- a CDS encoding SDR family oxidoreductase; the protein is MKSLVVVTGAASGIGRAIAERLARRGTLLIVDRDPSVAEVAAELGTQAIAVEADLVTNEGVACVVEAASGFSIRGLVNNAGITRDSRLVKMTADQFSEVLDVNLGAAYRLTSSLIPMMGDGASVINISSRSYLGNFGQYNYATSKGGLVGLTRALAIRLAPKVRVNAIAPGLIDTPMTAAMPTEVLAKLVARIPLGRPGRGDEVAALVEFLLSEDASYITGQVHIVGGGRSLI